A portion of the Natrinema salaciae genome contains these proteins:
- a CDS encoding acyl-CoA synthetase, with the protein MAWTIMPTVEEYERARETFAWDLPDEYNPAVDFLRKHEDTSRTALRYETPDDGLETYSFDDLDDRSDRLAAALADLGVEAGDRVGVVVPQKPQNPLTHLANWKLGAVSVPLTVLFGRDALQYRLEDSEAKAVVVDPSVRETVDEIRGECPALEAVIELGDGDSVAGDASAFDDLLAGYEPGIDVYDSTPETPTAIMYTSGSTGPPKGVRHSHALWLGRAAAAYNYFDQGLAEGEATLWTPADWAWGAALGGTLFAAWHHGCTIVGWPRDGFDPDAVYGLMERHEVTEAFMPPTALRMLTGVDDPEDRYDLSLETFASAGEPLTSEVVDWVESTFDDVAINEFYGQTELNLVVGNSETWFDTRPGSMGKPFPGYEVAVLDPETHDRLETGEVGELAVKPGDRRVFFDGYHGLPEKTASKRTENGWFLTDDLVERDADGYLWFVSRADDVILTSGYRVGPMEVEDAILTHEAVEQVGVVGVPDDTRGEAIKAFVKPATDEYDPDALRDEIRELVRDRLAEYEYPQHVAFVETLPTTTTGKIRRRSLRDRETTGE; encoded by the coding sequence ATGGCCTGGACGATCATGCCGACCGTCGAGGAGTACGAGCGGGCCCGCGAGACGTTCGCGTGGGACCTCCCCGACGAGTACAACCCCGCCGTCGACTTCCTCCGGAAACACGAGGACACGAGTCGGACGGCGCTACGGTACGAGACGCCCGACGACGGCCTCGAGACGTACTCGTTCGACGATCTCGACGACCGGTCCGACCGCCTCGCGGCCGCGCTCGCCGACCTCGGCGTCGAGGCCGGCGATCGAGTCGGCGTCGTGGTCCCGCAGAAACCCCAGAATCCGCTGACTCACCTGGCGAACTGGAAACTCGGCGCAGTGTCGGTACCGCTGACGGTACTCTTCGGTCGCGACGCCTTGCAGTACCGACTCGAGGACAGCGAAGCGAAAGCCGTCGTCGTCGATCCGAGCGTCCGCGAGACCGTCGACGAGATCCGCGGGGAGTGCCCGGCGCTCGAGGCCGTGATCGAACTCGGCGACGGCGACTCGGTCGCGGGTGACGCGTCCGCCTTCGACGACCTCCTCGCCGGATACGAGCCCGGAATCGACGTCTACGACTCCACGCCGGAAACGCCGACGGCGATCATGTACACGAGCGGGTCGACCGGGCCGCCGAAGGGGGTCCGGCACAGCCACGCGCTCTGGCTCGGGCGGGCCGCCGCCGCGTACAACTACTTCGATCAGGGGCTCGCCGAGGGCGAGGCCACGCTGTGGACCCCGGCAGACTGGGCGTGGGGAGCCGCACTCGGCGGGACGCTGTTCGCCGCGTGGCACCACGGCTGTACGATCGTCGGCTGGCCCCGCGACGGGTTCGACCCCGACGCGGTCTACGGCCTCATGGAGCGCCACGAGGTGACCGAGGCGTTCATGCCGCCGACCGCGCTCCGGATGCTGACGGGCGTCGACGACCCCGAAGACCGGTACGACCTCTCGCTCGAGACGTTCGCCTCCGCCGGCGAACCGCTCACGTCGGAGGTCGTCGACTGGGTCGAATCGACGTTCGACGACGTCGCGATCAACGAATTCTACGGCCAGACCGAACTCAACCTCGTCGTCGGCAACTCGGAGACGTGGTTCGACACGCGGCCGGGAAGCATGGGCAAACCGTTCCCCGGCTACGAGGTCGCGGTGCTCGACCCCGAAACGCACGACCGGCTCGAGACCGGCGAGGTGGGCGAACTCGCCGTGAAGCCGGGCGATCGGCGGGTCTTCTTCGACGGGTACCACGGCCTCCCCGAAAAGACGGCGAGCAAGCGGACGGAGAACGGGTGGTTCCTGACCGACGACCTCGTCGAACGCGACGCGGACGGCTACCTGTGGTTCGTCTCGCGGGCCGACGACGTCATTCTCACCAGCGGCTACCGCGTCGGCCCGATGGAGGTCGAGGACGCGATCCTCACCCACGAGGCCGTCGAGCAGGTCGGCGTCGTCGGCGTCCCCGACGACACCCGCGGCGAGGCGATCAAGGCGTTCGTCAAACCCGCCACCGACGAGTACGACCCCGACGCGCTCCGCGACGAGATCCGCGAGCTGGTCCGCGACCGGCTCGCCGAGTACGAGTACCCGCAACACGTCGCGTTCGTCGAGACGTTGCCGACCACGACGACCGGCAAGATCCGCCGCCGCTCCCTGCGGGATCGCGAGACGACCGGCGAGTAG
- a CDS encoding LEA type 2 family protein — MGPGRRTWTVVLVAIALVVAAATYGLLAVDRPQVESVDSEWGTVTSDRTEVETRVGVDNPRLLRIGDGAADLSYTVSLNGIEVAAERDQRVAVGGRESELTVSTWIDNDEIPAWWASHVNRNETTTVRIEPDVVVEYAGVRLPAERWTRTRTVRTDLLEPLRTNRSRDVQAGGRTLVVVEETTAQWGTATPNRSPIDATATVTNPTSIPIPIAKIRYTVQLNDVVVGQGVAGERTVVPPDSTRPIEAGAAIDNTRLDEWWVTHLRNNETSTLTVDFTATLEYGGLEQDVPLDALSYERTFRTDILGSADTDAGGPSGGDEPTPERTQRRVELFQPAARTFRV, encoded by the coding sequence ATGGGACCCGGCCGCAGGACGTGGACGGTGGTTCTCGTCGCGATCGCGTTGGTCGTCGCAGCCGCGACGTACGGACTGCTTGCGGTGGACCGACCCCAGGTCGAATCTGTCGACAGCGAGTGGGGCACCGTGACGAGCGATCGGACCGAAGTCGAAACGCGCGTCGGCGTCGACAATCCGCGGCTGCTTCGCATCGGCGACGGCGCGGCGGACCTCTCGTATACGGTCTCGCTGAACGGTATCGAGGTCGCCGCGGAGCGCGACCAGCGCGTCGCCGTCGGCGGTCGCGAGAGCGAACTCACCGTCTCGACGTGGATCGACAACGACGAGATCCCGGCGTGGTGGGCGTCCCACGTCAACAGAAACGAAACGACGACGGTTCGAATCGAACCCGACGTCGTCGTCGAGTACGCCGGCGTCCGACTCCCGGCGGAGCGGTGGACGCGGACCCGAACCGTGCGGACGGATCTCCTCGAGCCGCTGCGAACGAACCGGAGTCGGGACGTGCAGGCCGGCGGCCGGACGCTGGTCGTCGTCGAGGAGACGACCGCCCAGTGGGGGACCGCCACGCCGAACCGGTCGCCGATCGACGCGACGGCGACCGTGACGAACCCAACGTCGATTCCGATACCGATCGCGAAGATCCGCTACACCGTGCAGTTGAACGACGTCGTCGTCGGACAGGGCGTCGCCGGCGAACGGACGGTCGTTCCACCCGACAGCACCCGACCGATCGAGGCCGGCGCAGCCATCGACAACACCAGACTGGACGAGTGGTGGGTCACGCACCTCCGAAACAACGAGACCTCGACCCTGACCGTCGACTTCACCGCGACGCTCGAGTACGGCGGTCTCGAGCAGGACGTGCCGCTCGACGCCCTCTCGTACGAGCGGACGTTTCGGACGGATATCCTCGGATCGGCGGACACCGACGCGGGCGGCCCGTCGGGCGGAGACGAGCCGACCCCCGAGCGAACCCAGCGCCGGGTCGAGCTTTTTCAGCCTGCCGCCCGAACGTTCCGCGTATGA
- a CDS encoding Rieske (2Fe-2S) protein: protein MTDSVRVTLEGADESTSVRIYDDEGDVSTADATFRFSVDGDRRSSGDDDTEAVDGETAGDDPRRIAPLAAVPTNGTLRCEARRDRRGTELILRRDGDDVSAWRNSCPHEPDVRLDPGPGAIVRDEQLVCHEHGARFECDDGVCTAGPCRGAALEGIGVAVRDGDVYLTDERFDSCRRLDDPAA, encoded by the coding sequence ATGACCGATTCCGTGCGGGTAACGCTCGAGGGAGCGGACGAGTCGACGTCCGTCCGTATCTACGACGACGAGGGCGACGTGTCGACCGCCGACGCGACGTTTCGCTTCAGCGTCGACGGAGACCGACGGAGTTCGGGCGACGACGATACCGAGGCGGTCGACGGCGAGACCGCGGGCGACGACCCCCGCCGTATCGCTCCGCTCGCGGCCGTCCCGACGAACGGGACGCTCCGGTGTGAGGCGCGGCGCGACCGCCGCGGGACGGAACTGATCCTCCGTCGGGACGGCGACGACGTCTCCGCGTGGCGCAACTCCTGTCCGCACGAGCCGGACGTCCGACTCGATCCCGGCCCCGGAGCGATCGTCCGCGACGAGCAACTGGTCTGTCACGAACACGGTGCGCGCTTCGAGTGCGATGACGGCGTCTGTACGGCCGGCCCGTGTCGCGGGGCCGCGCTCGAGGGGATCGGCGTCGCCGTTCGCGACGGGGACGTCTACCTGACCGACGAGCGATTCGATTCGTGCCGCCGATTGGACGACCCCGCCGCCTGA
- a CDS encoding DUF2391 family protein yields the protein MKLRRPRRPRDFRLADSAQQIVGGFLLAGPFVVTEEVWVLAGNMHILQALAIVAIVFSIGYAALYKADTTRDVDDEQEVAGVPIRFISLMVVTFGSVTVLALLFGAPRTFLEDAATACDPGLLVGSSGPSLESVATSCERALTTFKAVTVGSVFSVVGAATADSIFAK from the coding sequence ATGAAGCTTCGACGCCCGCGTCGGCCGCGCGATTTCCGGCTCGCGGACTCGGCCCAGCAGATCGTCGGCGGGTTCCTGCTCGCCGGCCCGTTCGTGGTCACGGAGGAGGTCTGGGTGCTCGCGGGGAACATGCACATTTTGCAGGCACTCGCGATCGTCGCGATCGTCTTCTCGATCGGCTACGCGGCGCTGTACAAGGCGGACACGACCCGCGACGTCGACGACGAACAGGAGGTGGCCGGCGTTCCGATCCGGTTTATCTCGCTGATGGTCGTTACGTTCGGCTCGGTGACAGTCCTCGCGCTGTTGTTCGGTGCCCCCAGGACGTTTCTCGAGGACGCCGCGACCGCTTGTGACCCCGGGCTCCTGGTCGGCTCCTCCGGCCCGTCCCTCGAGAGCGTCGCGACCTCCTGCGAGCGCGCACTGACCACGTTCAAAGCCGTGACCGTGGGCTCGGTCTTCAGCGTCGTCGGCGCGGCGACCGCCGACAGCATCTTCGCGAAGTAA
- a CDS encoding GMC family oxidoreductase, which translates to MTEGGRSYEYVIVGAGPAGCVLANRLSADGDTDVLLLEAGRPDEKREIEIPAAFSELFRSAVDWNYHTEPQSALCDRELYWPRGKTLGGSSSINAMIYIRGQPDDYDHWAQLGNEGWGYEDVLPSFKRAEHNERGPSEYHGTGGPRNVADLRSPNELSEAFVEAGQAVGLPHNEDFNAGEREGVGCYQVTQEGGRRHSAADAYLKPVLDRPNLTAVTGARVTRVRFDGREAVGVEYARDDGDGSRATVDATDEVLLSAGAINSPQVLLCSGVGPADHLAEHDIPVVADLPGVGRNLQDHLQASVGYECEKPISLADADSLWNVLKHLVLKRGPLTSNVGEAGGFATVAEDADRPDVQFHFAPSHFVEHGFDNPDGHGFSLNALQLRPESRGRITLDSADPFDEPAIDPQYLTAGDDLEVLLEGVKLAREIMRAEPFDEYRGEELLPGPDVRTDEGLIEHIRETAETLYHPVGTCKMGDDELAVVDDRLRVRGLEGIRVVDASVMPTITSGNTDAPTTMIAEKAADFVRNVA; encoded by the coding sequence ATGACTGAGGGTGGGCGATCGTACGAGTACGTGATCGTCGGGGCGGGACCGGCGGGCTGTGTCCTCGCGAATCGGCTGTCGGCCGACGGCGACACCGATGTCCTGCTACTCGAGGCCGGACGGCCGGACGAGAAGCGCGAGATCGAGATTCCGGCGGCGTTCTCGGAGCTGTTTCGGTCGGCTGTCGACTGGAACTACCACACGGAGCCGCAGTCGGCGCTGTGTGACAGGGAGCTCTACTGGCCGCGCGGGAAGACTCTCGGGGGCTCGAGTTCGATCAACGCGATGATCTACATCCGGGGTCAGCCCGACGACTACGATCACTGGGCGCAACTGGGCAACGAGGGCTGGGGGTACGAGGACGTGCTCCCGTCGTTCAAACGCGCCGAGCACAACGAGCGCGGACCGTCGGAGTACCACGGTACCGGCGGGCCGCGAAACGTCGCCGATCTCCGGTCGCCGAACGAACTCAGCGAGGCGTTCGTCGAGGCCGGCCAGGCGGTCGGGCTGCCGCACAACGAGGACTTCAACGCCGGCGAGAGGGAGGGGGTCGGATGCTATCAGGTGACACAAGAAGGCGGTCGCCGCCATAGCGCAGCAGATGCTTATCTGAAGCCGGTGCTGGACCGGCCGAACCTGACCGCGGTAACCGGCGCGCGGGTGACGCGCGTTCGGTTCGACGGGCGCGAGGCCGTCGGCGTCGAGTACGCTCGCGACGACGGAGACGGCAGTCGGGCGACGGTCGACGCGACGGACGAAGTGCTGCTCTCGGCCGGGGCGATCAACTCGCCGCAGGTGCTGTTGTGCTCCGGGGTCGGCCCGGCCGATCACCTCGCGGAGCACGATATTCCGGTCGTCGCGGACCTGCCCGGCGTCGGTCGAAACCTGCAGGATCACCTGCAGGCCAGCGTCGGCTACGAGTGCGAGAAGCCGATCAGTCTCGCCGACGCGGATTCGCTGTGGAACGTCCTCAAACACCTGGTGCTGAAACGGGGTCCGCTGACGTCGAACGTCGGGGAGGCCGGCGGATTCGCGACCGTCGCCGAGGACGCCGATCGGCCAGACGTACAGTTCCACTTCGCCCCGTCGCACTTCGTCGAACACGGGTTCGACAACCCCGACGGCCACGGGTTCTCGCTGAATGCCCTCCAGCTTCGACCCGAGAGCCGGGGTCGGATCACGCTCGACTCCGCCGATCCCTTCGACGAGCCGGCCATCGACCCGCAGTATCTGACCGCGGGCGACGACCTCGAGGTGCTGCTCGAGGGCGTCAAACTGGCCCGGGAGATCATGCGGGCCGAGCCGTTCGACGAGTACCGTGGCGAGGAGCTGTTGCCGGGGCCGGACGTCCGGACCGACGAGGGGCTGATCGAGCACATCCGCGAGACCGCCGAGACGCTGTACCACCCGGTCGGCACCTGCAAGATGGGTGACGACGAACTGGCCGTCGTCGACGACCGACTCCGGGTCCGCGGCCTCGAAGGAATACGCGTCGTCGACGCGTCGGTGATGCCGACGATCACGAGCGGGAACACGGACGCGCCGACGACGATGATCGCCGAGAAGGCGGCCGATTTCGTTCGGAACGTGGCGTGA
- a CDS encoding AIM24 family protein: protein MNVDEFVTTNEPKAGGETFQLENGKLLDIDLDGTVIAKAGSMIAYDGDVSFQGKSSAEGGITGFLKEKATGEGTPVMEATGTGHLYLADQEKKIQLLDLDAGQSISVNGNDVLAFESSVNYEIRTIKSIAGFSAGGMTNVFLEGPGSVAITTHGEPLVLRPPVRTDPSATVAWSGTTPGSHVDNAFSNMIGQSSDETYQLEFTGSDGFVVVQPYEETTPQQ, encoded by the coding sequence ATGAACGTCGACGAATTCGTTACTACGAACGAACCGAAAGCGGGCGGGGAGACCTTTCAGCTCGAGAACGGGAAGCTGCTGGACATCGACCTCGACGGGACCGTGATCGCGAAGGCCGGATCGATGATCGCCTACGACGGAGACGTCTCCTTCCAGGGGAAATCGTCCGCCGAAGGCGGGATCACGGGATTCCTCAAGGAGAAGGCGACGGGCGAGGGAACGCCGGTGATGGAGGCGACCGGAACCGGCCACCTCTACCTCGCGGATCAGGAGAAGAAGATCCAGCTCCTCGACCTCGACGCCGGCCAGTCGATCTCGGTCAACGGGAACGACGTGCTCGCGTTCGAGTCGAGCGTGAACTACGAGATCCGGACCATCAAGAGCATCGCGGGCTTCTCGGCCGGCGGGATGACTAACGTCTTCCTCGAGGGGCCGGGCAGCGTCGCGATCACGACCCACGGTGAGCCGCTCGTCCTGCGGCCGCCGGTCAGGACCGATCCCAGCGCCACCGTCGCCTGGAGTGGGACGACGCCCGGGAGCCACGTCGACAACGCCTTCTCGAACATGATCGGCCAGTCTTCCGACGAGACCTATCAACTCGAATTTACGGGCTCGGATGGGTTCGTGGTCGTGCAGCCGTACGAGGAGACCACGCCGCAGCAGTAG
- a CDS encoding GNAT family N-acetyltransferase yields the protein MEIREPEPDEAARIREVVDSSMTTSFRLSPGQIDGITDDQFADDAIAEKLGDENTLLQVAESGADIEGVAITGFVEGRLEDGWGEVNWLFVDPEHRGQGIGTELYEAATDTLRDRGAEHVCVTVLEANTEGHQFVERFGLEHDGDRRIEVAEESLVKYVYTDAEADAAPPSTSEAEAADEEDAAAAEFPETAETDGHLTATDDGKTVYIARDEAESGTAAPFFVSYEDADHAEQYGYYCSNCGSLDVSMNNMERLECSDCGNSHAERSEESYDDSHL from the coding sequence ATGGAGATTCGGGAACCGGAGCCGGACGAGGCGGCGCGGATTCGGGAGGTCGTCGATAGCTCGATGACGACCTCGTTCAGGCTCAGTCCGGGACAGATCGACGGGATCACGGACGACCAGTTCGCCGACGACGCCATCGCCGAGAAACTCGGCGACGAGAACACGCTGCTTCAGGTCGCCGAGAGCGGTGCGGACATCGAGGGCGTCGCCATCACCGGGTTCGTCGAGGGGCGACTCGAGGACGGGTGGGGCGAGGTGAACTGGCTGTTCGTCGATCCGGAACACCGCGGGCAGGGTATCGGGACGGAACTGTACGAGGCCGCGACGGACACGCTCCGCGACCGCGGTGCCGAGCACGTCTGCGTCACCGTCCTCGAGGCAAACACCGAGGGCCACCAGTTCGTCGAGCGCTTCGGCCTCGAGCACGACGGCGACCGGCGCATCGAGGTCGCCGAGGAGTCCCTCGTGAAGTACGTGTATACGGACGCGGAGGCGGACGCTGCGCCCCCGTCGACGTCGGAGGCGGAAGCGGCGGACGAGGAGGACGCAGCGGCGGCCGAGTTCCCCGAAACGGCGGAGACCGACGGCCACCTGACGGCGACCGACGACGGAAAGACGGTGTACATCGCTCGCGACGAGGCCGAGTCCGGCACCGCGGCTCCGTTCTTCGTCTCCTACGAGGACGCGGACCACGCGGAACAGTACGGGTATTACTGTTCGAACTGCGGCTCGCTCGACGTCTCGATGAACAACATGGAACGGCTCGAGTGCAGTGACTGTGGCAACTCACACGCAGAACGATCCGAGGAGTCGTACGACGACTCGCACCTCTAG
- a CDS encoding universal stress protein has translation MYRVLIPVDTNEDRALAQAEYVKSLPNASESVEAHLLFVFTEDSDDLPQEFEKFKSASRIGSVRRAQEALEEAGIEVTILEDSGDTEEDILEEAAAYDVDSIVLGGRKRSPVGKAIFGSTTQGVILSSDRPVVVTGGGGS, from the coding sequence ATGTATCGCGTCTTGATACCCGTCGACACCAACGAGGACCGCGCGCTGGCACAGGCCGAGTACGTCAAATCACTGCCGAACGCGTCGGAATCCGTCGAGGCTCACCTCCTGTTCGTCTTCACCGAGGACAGCGACGACCTGCCCCAGGAGTTCGAGAAGTTCAAGTCCGCCTCCCGGATCGGCTCCGTCCGCCGCGCACAGGAGGCCCTCGAAGAAGCCGGCATCGAGGTGACGATCCTCGAGGACAGCGGCGACACCGAGGAGGACATCCTCGAGGAAGCCGCGGCCTACGACGTCGACTCGATCGTCCTCGGCGGCCGGAAACGCTCCCCAGTCGGCAAGGCGATCTTCGGCAGCACCACGCAGGGCGTCATTCTCAGTTCGGATCGGCCGGTGGTCGTCACCGGCGGTGGCGGGTCGTAG
- a CDS encoding pyridoxamine 5'-phosphate oxidase family protein yields the protein MTEFRGTWTEDDVETFLQETTVPIRIATRRPDGSPWIVTLWYRYRDGALECATQANADLVRFLRHEPAIAFDISTNRVPYRGIRGNGTVEIDSDGGPVLRDLVERYLGGTDSPLAEWLLDEEREEARIRIAPDEIYSWDYSDRMGAGSSDRTA from the coding sequence ATGACCGAGTTCCGCGGGACCTGGACCGAGGACGACGTCGAGACGTTTCTACAGGAAACGACGGTTCCGATCCGGATCGCTACCCGCAGGCCGGACGGATCGCCGTGGATCGTCACCCTGTGGTACCGCTATCGCGACGGCGCGCTCGAGTGTGCGACGCAAGCGAACGCGGATCTGGTGCGGTTCCTCCGTCACGAACCGGCGATCGCCTTCGACATCTCGACGAATCGAGTCCCCTACCGCGGGATCAGAGGGAACGGGACCGTCGAAATCGACTCCGACGGCGGACCGGTCCTCCGGGACCTCGTCGAGCGATACCTCGGCGGCACGGACTCCCCGCTCGCCGAGTGGTTACTCGACGAGGAGCGCGAGGAGGCCCGGATACGAATCGCTCCCGACGAGATCTACAGTTGGGACTACAGCGATCGAATGGGGGCGGGCTCGAGCGATCGCACGGCATAG
- a CDS encoding sodium:calcium antiporter, whose product MRRRALGAISAAVALTLPWVVVVGATDLLPWLATTAGFEYRAPALLATLATLETVIVTGLAVLGSAFLLAWAAETAEKDVPQAFAIAVLAVLAVAPEYAVDALYAWNAGQFAGTPRGIEAGNLAVANMTGANRILIGIGWAGVALFTIFRRGSAADPAVEKRPGVLSDVVVLDREIGLEIVFLLLATLWAFLVPLNGGIDIFDMLFLVGLYVCYIAVILRGEVEPDMDHVGVPAYLQRFPKPARIATVVLLFAYSGALIFTAVEPFAHGLETLGEGVGIPSFFMIQWIAPLASEAPELIVVVYLVNKARSTAGFNALISSKLNQWTLLIGTLVVVHSLALGQYGVLAFDFKQSAEIWLTAAQSFFAIALLIRFEISVREALTLLVLFLSQVFLEFALIREVVALPVSSTDILLIYSAIYVVLGTVLFVSRRRAFGRLVRRTAGTVGDAMSTGGEQPHSADD is encoded by the coding sequence ATGAGACGACGAGCGCTTGGCGCGATTTCGGCCGCGGTCGCACTAACACTCCCCTGGGTCGTCGTCGTAGGGGCCACCGATCTCCTCCCCTGGCTGGCGACGACTGCGGGATTCGAGTACCGAGCGCCGGCGCTGCTCGCCACGCTCGCCACGCTCGAGACGGTGATCGTCACCGGACTCGCCGTCCTCGGTTCGGCGTTCCTCCTCGCGTGGGCCGCCGAAACGGCCGAGAAAGACGTGCCACAGGCGTTCGCGATCGCGGTGCTCGCCGTCCTGGCGGTCGCACCCGAGTACGCGGTCGACGCCCTCTACGCCTGGAACGCGGGCCAGTTCGCCGGGACGCCGCGCGGGATCGAAGCCGGCAACCTGGCGGTCGCGAACATGACCGGAGCCAACCGAATCCTCATCGGCATCGGCTGGGCCGGTGTCGCCCTCTTTACGATCTTCCGTCGGGGATCGGCCGCCGATCCCGCCGTCGAGAAACGACCGGGCGTCCTCTCGGACGTGGTCGTCCTCGACCGGGAGATCGGCCTCGAGATCGTGTTCCTGCTGCTCGCGACGCTCTGGGCGTTTCTCGTCCCGCTCAACGGCGGCATCGATATCTTCGACATGCTGTTTCTGGTCGGCCTGTACGTCTGCTACATCGCGGTCATCCTCCGCGGCGAGGTCGAACCGGACATGGACCACGTCGGCGTGCCGGCGTACCTCCAGCGCTTCCCGAAACCCGCCCGGATCGCGACCGTCGTCCTCCTGTTCGCCTACTCCGGCGCGCTGATCTTCACGGCCGTCGAACCCTTCGCACACGGGCTCGAGACGCTCGGCGAGGGCGTCGGCATCCCCTCGTTCTTCATGATCCAGTGGATCGCGCCGCTGGCCTCCGAAGCGCCGGAGCTCATCGTCGTCGTCTATCTGGTGAACAAGGCCCGCTCGACGGCGGGTTTCAACGCGCTCATCTCGTCGAAACTCAACCAGTGGACGCTCCTCATCGGGACGCTCGTCGTCGTCCACTCGCTGGCGTTGGGCCAGTACGGCGTGCTCGCCTTCGACTTCAAGCAGTCGGCCGAGATCTGGTTGACCGCCGCCCAATCGTTCTTCGCGATCGCCCTGCTGATCCGGTTCGAGATTTCCGTGCGGGAAGCGCTCACGCTGCTCGTCCTGTTCCTCTCGCAGGTCTTCCTCGAGTTCGCGCTCATCCGCGAGGTCGTCGCGCTGCCGGTCTCGAGCACTGACATCCTGCTCATCTACAGTGCGATCTACGTCGTGCTCGGGACGGTGCTGTTCGTCAGCCGGCGTCGAGCGTTCGGTCGGCTCGTCCGTCGAACGGCGGGGACGGTCGGCGACGCGATGTCGACCGGCGGGGAGCAACCCCACAGTGCCGACGACTGA
- a CDS encoding response regulator yields the protein MSPPIEDAITILLVEPNPGDARLFSESFEDANIASRIYTVTDGEAALDFVHQRDEHADSPRPDMILLDFQLPDVDGADILSEFKSEPALRSIPVIVMTSSASEEDIARSYDLHANAYVQKPVEPDEFIELGRSFEDFWLTFVRLPRDRT from the coding sequence ATGTCTCCGCCCATCGAGGACGCGATCACCATCTTGTTGGTCGAACCCAATCCCGGCGACGCGCGCCTCTTCTCGGAGTCGTTCGAAGACGCGAACATCGCCAGCCGGATCTACACCGTCACCGACGGCGAGGCGGCCCTCGATTTCGTCCACCAGCGCGACGAGCACGCGGACAGTCCGCGGCCGGACATGATCCTCCTCGACTTTCAACTCCCCGACGTCGACGGTGCCGACATCCTCTCCGAATTCAAGTCCGAGCCGGCACTCCGTTCGATCCCCGTGATCGTGATGACGAGTTCGGCGTCGGAGGAAGACATCGCCCGATCCTACGACCTCCACGCGAACGCGTACGTCCAGAAACCGGTCGAACCGGACGAGTTCATCGAGCTCGGCCGATCGTTCGAGGACTTCTGGCTGACGTTCGTCCGGTTGCCGCGCGACCGGACGTGA